A portion of the Anoplopoma fimbria isolate UVic2021 breed Golden Eagle Sablefish chromosome 15, Afim_UVic_2022, whole genome shotgun sequence genome contains these proteins:
- the lingo2b gene encoding LOW QUALITY PROTEIN: leucine-rich repeat and immunoglobulin-like domain-containing nogo receptor-interacting protein 2b (The sequence of the model RefSeq protein was modified relative to this genomic sequence to represent the inferred CDS: inserted 1 base in 1 codon) — protein sequence MTEGNVGKRDMRHPVLNHCHLFLGGALLLLLASPTLSCPARCECSAQSKSVSCHRKRLPTIPEGIPIETRVLDLSKNKLRIITPDNFSSFQQLEDLDLSDNLISVVEPGSFRSQLALRVLNFRSNLLQLVPAGVLSGLTNLTRLDLGHNRLVVLLDHAFQDLRRLTSLEVGDNELVFVSQRAFTGLLGLQSLTLERSNLTVVPTDALSHLHSLVELRMRYLSISFLKPFSFKRLSRLRRLEIDYWPWLETLPPLSLHGLNLTTLFITNTNLSAFPGAALRNLPYLTHLNLSYCRIQHINQGELGQLPHLLELHLQGAHLISIEPFAFVGLKSLQLLDVSQNRLDSLESGVFASPDVLQRLCLGGNPLVCDCRLLWLLNIHKPPSLQILDVQPECSAPEHLLGKPLRDLKEPLVSRYMTCTKPRIGPNTTQLLMADEGQPARLSCVAEGAPRPSVVWITPHRRYVTTKSSGRVEVQPDGTLEIKEAELHDSGVYLCIASNPAGNASLSASLAVKGLSIGDRSHFSNRSSNYQTDSNSTWGNGTVLYNMTVPIDLKTIIISTAMGCLSFLGVVIFCFLLLFIWSRGKGRHKSNFDIEYVPRKSNGXSADVTETSGPRRVNMKMI from the exons ATGACAGAGGGCAACGTGGGTAAAAGAGACATGCGACACCCGGTCCTGAACCACTGCCACCTCTTCTTGGGCGGGGCCTTGCTGCTTCTCCTGGCCAGCCCGACCCTGAGCTGCCCCGCCCGCTGTGAGTGCTCCGCTCAAAGCAAGTCGGTCAGCTGCCACCGCAAGCGCCTGCCCACCATCCCCGAAGGCATTCCCATCGAGACGCGCGTCCTGGACCTCAGCAAGAACAAGCTACGCATCATCACGCCGGACAACTTCTCCTCGTTCCAGCAGCTGGAGGACCTGGACCTCAGCGACAACCTCATCAGCGTAGTGGAGCCCGGCTCGTTCCGCTCTCAGCTCGCCCTCCGCGTGCTCAACTTTCGCAGCAACCTGCTCCAGCTGGTTCCCGCCGGCGTGCTGTCGGGCCTGACCAACCTCACCCGCCTCGACCTCGGACACAACCGGCTGGTGGTTCTCCTGGATCATGCCTTCCAAGATCTGCGCAGGTTGACGTCCCTGGAGGTGGGCGACAACGAGCTGGTGTTCGTCTCTCAGCGGGCCTTCACGGGATTACTCGGACTCCAAAGTCTGACCCTGGAACGTTCCAATCTGACCGTGGTTCCCACTGATGCTCTGTCACACCTGCACAGCCTGGTGGAACTGCGCATGCGCTACTTGAGCATTAGTTTTCTAAAGCCTTTCTCCTTCAAGAGGTTATCACGTCTCCGCCGACTAGAGATTGATTACTGGCCCTGGCTGGAAACACTGCCTCCCCTCTCACTGCACGGCCTCAACCTCACGACGTTGTTCATAACCAACACCAACCTGTCTGCCTTCCCCGGCGCGGCACTGCGCAACCTGCCCTACCTCACACATCTCAACTTGTCCTACTGCCGCATCCAGCACATCAATCAGGGAGAGCTGGGCCAGCTCCCACACCTGCTGGAGCTCCACCTCCAAGGGGCTCATCTGATTTCTATTGAGCCCTTTGCATTCGTGGGCCTCAAATCTTTGCAGCTTCTGGATGTGTCACAGAACCGCCTGGACTCTCTGGAGAGTGGAGTGTTTGCCTCGCCAGACGTCCTCCAGAGGCTCTGTCTGGGTGGAAACCCGTTAGTGTGCGACTGCAGATTGCTTTGGCTGCTCAATATCCACAAGCCCCCCTCTCTGCAGATTCTGGATGTGCAGCCAGAGTGCAGTGCCCCGGAGCACCTCCTGGGGAAACCCCTCCGTGACCTCAAGGAGCCTCTGGTCTCCAGATACATGACCTGCACCAAACCCCGGATTGGACCCAACACGACCCAGCTGCTGATGGCTGACGAGGGTCAGCCGGCCCGCCTGAGCTGCGTGGCAGAGGGAGCCCCTCGGCCCTCAGTGGTGTGGATTACACCTCACAGACGCTACGTCACAACCAAGAGCAGTGGCAGGGTGGAAGTCCAGCCAGATGGTACCCTGGAGATCAAGGAAGCGGAGCTGCACGACAGCGGTGTGTACTTGTGCATTGCCAGTAACCCTGCTGGCAACGCCAGCCTGTCTGCCTCTTTAGCTGTGAAGGGCCTGAGCATTGGGGACAGATCTCACTTCAGCAACAGGAGCTCAAACTATCAGACAGACTCTAACAGCACATGGGGTAATGGGACAGTACTGTACAACATGACAGTTCCCATAGACCTTAAGACTATCATTATATCTACAGCAATGGGCTGTCTGTCCTTCCTAGGTGTGGTCATCTTCTGCTTCCTGCTTCTGTTCATCTGGAGCAGAGGGAAAGGACGTCATAAGAGCAACTTTGATATCGAGTATGTCCCTCGCAAATCCAATG CGTCAGCGGACGTGACTGAAACAAGTGGCCCGCGACGGGTCaacatgaaaatgatttga